A segment of the Allosaccharopolyspora coralli genome:
CCGACGGCACCACCGCAGAGTTCCTTCGCCGTCGCCGCGGCCGATTCCCCGTCGACGTCCGAGACCACGACCGTGGATCCCTCACTCGCCAGCTTCTCGGCGATCGCCTTGCCGATCCCGCGCCCGGCACCGGTCACCACGGCGATCTTGTCGTTCAGTCGTCCCATCGTCGTCGCCCCTCCTGACGTCGCGCTCACGGAGCCCACTCCCGTCCGAGCCGGTCCCGAGCGATGATCAACTTCATGATCTGCGCGGTGCCGTCGCCGATCTGGAGACCGAGCACATCGCGCAGACGTTGCTCCAACGGCAGCTCGGTGCGGTAGCCGTACTGGCCGTGCAAGAGCAGACACGTCTGGACGGCCTCGAAGGCGTCTTTCGGCGCCATCCACTTGCACATCGCCGCCTCGGCGGTGTGCGGCAGTTCGTGGTCCTTCAGCGACAGCGTCCGCCAGCAGAGCATTCGGGCGGCTGCCAGGCGTGTCTCCGCCTCCGCCAACGGAAACGACACTCCTTGGAACGTGCTCAGTGGACGGTCGAACGCCTCCCGCTCACTGACGTAGCGCCAGGTCTCGTCCACGCTGGTCTGTGCGGCCCCGACACATTGCAGCCCGATCAGCGCGCGGCTGAAGTCGAACCCGCGCATCACCTCGGAGAATCCCGCGCCCTCCACGCCGATGAGGTGGTCTCCAGGTACGCGGGCGCCGTCGAAGTGCACCGCTCCCCTGCCGACGGCCCGGGTCCCCATATCGGTGTACGACTCCCGTCGTATCCCGGAAACGTCGAGCGGCACCAGGAAGGCGCTGATGCCCTTACCTCGCACCTGCTCCTGCGAAGTGCGGGCGAACACCACCACAGCGGACGCGTCGTTGGCGAACGACAGCGATTTCGTGCCGGTGAGCACGTAGGAGTCGCCGTCTCGGTGGGCTCTGAGTTCGGGCATTCCCGCGTCGGACCCGGCCTGCGGTTCGGTCAGTCCGATGCCGACGACGTGCTCACCCCGACAGATCCCCGGCACCCAGCGGGCAGCCACGTCCGGGTTCGCCTCACTCGCCAGGATCTGACCGACCAGCGACCCCACGACCTGCAGGTAGGCCACCGAGAAGTCCCCGCGGGCGATCTCCTCGACCAGCAGTCCGGACGTGAGTCGGTCGAGGCCGCGTCCGCCGAGCTTCGCGGGCAGCTCCGGAGCGATGAACCCGAGCGTGCCCATCTCCCGCCACACCTGCCGCTCGACGGCGCCGCGTTGCTCGCGCTCCTGGTAGCGAGGCGCGAGGCTCTCGGTCGCGTACTGACGAGCCTGCTCGCTCCACTGGACCTGGGCCTGCGACAACGTGACGTCCATCGACTACTCGCCGTCCTCGTGATTCGGCATGTCGGACACCCCTTCATGCGCGTGACCTGCACCGCAGCGCACTGAATATATGTTCATTCCAGATGAAGATTGACTCACACAGCGTGTCCTGTCAAGGATGAGGACACACACGAACGACCCCGGGAGGACCCTGTGCGCGCAATCCGCATCACCGAGCTCAACGGCCCCGACTCGGTGGACCTCGCCGAGGTCGAGGCGCCGACGCCGAACCCCGACGAGGTGATGATCGAGGTGCGAGCCGCCGGGGTGACCTTCCCGGACGTACTGATGACACGCGGCGAATACCAACTCAAGCCGGACCCGCCGTTCGTGCCGGGCTCAGAGGTCGCCGGTGTCGTCCGTAGCGCCCCCGAGTCGGCAGACGTCCAGGTGGGTCAGCGGGTCGCCGCGTTTACCGGCATCGGAGGCTTCGCGGACCTGGCCACGGCGCCGCCGACGAACGTCTTCGCACTGCCCGAGAACGTCTCGTTCACCGAAGCGGCGGGTCTTCCCATGAACTACCTGACGGTGCAGTTCGCACTCTCCCGCCGCGGCCGCCTGAACCCCGGCGAAACCGTCCTCGTGCACGGAGCCTCCGGCGGGGTCGGGACGGCCGCGGTGCAGATGGCCCGCGCGATGGGCGCTCGCGTGATCGCCGTCGTCTCCCAGGAATCCAAGGCCGAGTCCGCCCGCAGTGCCGGTGCCGAACACGTCGTTCTCGCCGACGGGTTCCGTGACGCCGTGGCAGAACTGGTCGGTCCACGCGGGACCGACATCGTCGTGGATCCGGTGGGCGGCGACCGGTTCACCGACTCCTTGCGGTGTCTGGGCCCGGAAGGCCGCCTGTTGGTGATCGGGTTCACCGGCGGGGAGATCCCCACGGTCAAGGTCAACCGCCTGCTGCTGAACAACCTCGACGTCGTCGGCGTCGGGTGGGGAGCGTTCTGGCGGTCGCGGCCGGACTATCTGCCCCACCAGTGGCAGGAGCTTCTCCCGCATCTCGAATCAGGCGCGTTACGGCCGCTGCTGGGCCCCACTTACTCGCTGACCGACGCGGGCCGGGCACTGCGTGAACTCGACGAGCGCCGTGCCACCGGCAAGGTCGTCCTGACGCTTTCCTGAAGGCTGCCCTCGCGGCGACGGACCACCTGTCCGGCGCACGTGCGTTCCTACCGCACGTTGCGCCGAAGGCGGACTCGGTACGAGTAGTGCTCAGGGTGGAAGTAGCTGACCGCGAGCTCGACGGGCTGTCCGGCGGCGGAGTGGTACACCCGGTCGATGCGCAACAAAGATCGCCCGGCTTCGCACCCGAGGAATTCCGCGATCTCGGAGGTGGCCGTTCCCACCGTGATGCTCTGCTCGGCTTCGGCGATGGGATCGGGCAACCGTTCGTCGAGCAATCCGATGATGGTGGCCCTGCTCCGAGCGCCCGTGGTCGTCAGGTCCGGCAGTGCGGCGACAAGCCGCCCGGCCGCCGGGGGCAGATACACCGTGGTCAGACAGAACGGCGTCTCTTCGTGCAGCCGCAGGAACGTGAGTTGGTGGACGCGGTCGGACTGCAGGCGCAGCCGCCCGGCGGCATCGAGGTCGACCCGGCGGTGCAACGGCACAACCAGCTCCATGCTCGTGTCGATCGAGAGCCCCATCAGGTCGTCGACGGAGCCGAACTGCCGCAGGTACTGCTCCTCGCGGGGAGCGGCGAACGTGCCGCGACCCGGTACGCGATACACCATGCCCTCGGCCACGAGGTCCTGAAAGGCACGACGCACCGTCTGCCTGCTGACCCGGTACGACTCCGCCAGCTCAGCCTCGGTGGGAAGCCGGACGCCGTCCGGGAAATCGTGCCGCAGGATGGCGGTGCGCAACTCCCGCGCGAGTTTGACGTAAGCCGTCTCCCTGACACTTCCGTCCTCGACTTGTTGTGCCATGCCATCACCGATTCCGAAGTTCTCCGAATGTAGCGGGTCCCTCCCGCACGGTCAGGACTCCAACCCACCGCGCGCGACGAGTTGCGCGGCGATGACGTTGCGCTGGATCTCGTTGGTTCCCTCACCGACGATCATCAGCGGAGCGTCCCGGAAGTAGCGTTCGACGTCGAACTCGGTGGAATAGCCATATCCACCGTGGACACGCACGGCGTTGAGCGCGATCTCCATCGCCGTCTCGGACGCGAACAGCTTCGCCATTCCGGCTTCCATGTCCACACGACGACCACCGTCGGCCTCCCGCGCCGCGTGCAGCGTCAACTGCCTCGCGGCGGTCAACTTGGTCGCCATGTCGGCGAGGTAGTTGCCGACCGACTGATGCTTCCAGATCGGTTTGCCGAAGCTTTCCCGTTCCTGGGCATAGCGCAGGGCGTCATCCAGAGCGGCTTTGCCGACACCGAGCGCTCGCGCGGCGACCTGGATTCGCCCGGTCTCCAGCCCCTTCATCATCTGTCCGAAGCCTGCGCCTTCGTCCTCGCCGAGCACGGATCCGGCTGGAGTGCGGTATTCCTCGAAGGACAGTTCGCAGCTCTCCACGCCCTTGTATCCGAGTTTGGACAGATCACGGGACACTGTCAGTCCCGGACCGTGCTCGGCGAGCAGGATGGACATGCCCTGATGCGCCGGTCGTGCGTCCGGGTCGGTCTTGCACATCAGCGCGATGAGCTGGGAGCGGCGCGAGTTGGTGATCCACGTCTTCGCACCGTTGACGACGAACTCGTCCCCGTCGCGCCGGGCCGTGGTCGTCATCGCCTGCAGATCCGATCCCCCGCCCGGCTCGGTCAAGGCCATCGTCGCCCGAACCGCGCCGTCGGCCATCCGGGGCAGGTAGTTTCGTTTCTGCTCCTCGGTACCGAACAGCACGAGCAGCTTGGCGACGACCGTGTGGCCGCCCATCGCTCCCGCCAGACTCATCCACCCGCGGGCGAGTTCCTCGGTGATCAGCACATAGCACGACGTCGACACCGGCGTGCCGCCGTACTCCTCGGGAACCGCCAACCCGAAGATCCCCAGCTGTTTCATGCGCTCGATCAGCGCTTCGGGATAGGTATCGGTGTGCTCCAGCTGTTGCGCGACAGGCCGGACCTCCTTGTCGACGAAATCGCCCACGGTCTCGACGATCAGTCGCTCGTCGTCGTCAAGATGGTCCACAGTGCTCATACGTCACTCCTGTCGTGGCTGTCACGGATCAGCGCGGACTCGGACGTCAGGGTCGAGCGACCTCCGCACGTGCGCACCGAAGGCAAGGTCGCGTCCGCCAGCAACTCCGGGACGTCGGCTCCGCACGCCGCACGCGGCCAAGGCAACCGCGGCTCCGCACGCCGCACGCGGCCAAGGCAACCGCGGCGGTGTCGACGCGCACTCCCGGCGCGAGCGCCAGAACCTCCTCGTCGGCTTGAGCGTGTGCGCCCACTCGGCAAGGGCAAGTGCGCTGGCGGCCATGGTTCCTTCCGGTGCGCGAGCGACGCCCGACCGCGAGAGACCGTCGAACCTGTTGTGTTATTTGTACGGCCAAATAGGGACAGGGTCAACACGATCTCCGGCATCAGACTCACCCGCCCACATGCCCTGGAAATAGTAGCAATAGCGCCACTAGTGACACTTCTCGGGCTTGAGGCCGCGGGCCGACGGCGTGAGCGTTGACACGCCACGCCCTGCGTCGCATACTTTCCGCCATGATTTGTACGGCCTAATGCGGCTCGGCGGCTCACGAACACCGATGTAGCGGCCACGGTTCTCGCATGGTCGATACAGGTCCGTCGCGGCCGGTCAGGCCGCAAACACCCGAGTAAGAGGAGTTTTTCGTGTCCGGTCTCGATTCCCACCTCGAAGGGTGGGAGCCAGCGCCGCTCACCACGACCGACGCGCTGCCTGCGGAACAGGCACACGCACTGGCGGTGGTCCTAGACATCGAGGCCCCGCCGGCAGCGGGCACGGCACTGCCTCCGCTCTGGCATTGGGTGTATTTCCAAGAATGGCCGCGACACGAACAACTGGGACCGGACGGGCACCCCGCGAGCGGGCACTTTCTGCCCCCGATCCCGGACCGCCGGCGGATGTTCGCGGGTGGACGGCTCACCGTGACCGAACCGCTCCGCATCGCTGAGCCGACCCTGCGCCGGTCGTCACTGTCCGACGTGACGGTCAAGCACGGGCGATCCGGCGAGGTTGCCTTCGTCACCCTGCGCAGTGAGTTCTGGCAAGACGACCAGCTGAGGATGGTCGAGGAACAGGACTACGCCTACCGCTCCGGCGAAGGGCCCGCCAAGACTCGACGCCCGAGCCGGCCGGAGACGCTTCCGCACTCGACCGCGGCGTGGCAGGACTCGTTCACCGGTGATCCCGTTCGCCTGTTCCGCTTCAGCGCTCTCACCGCCAACGCGCACCGCATCCACTACGACAGCCCGTACACGCGCGAGGTCGAGTCGTACCCTGACCTCGTCGTGCACGGACCGCTGCTCGCCCTGCTCATGACCGAGCTCGCGCGCGCGGGTTCCGGAAAATCGGTATCCACGGTGGATTACCGACTTCATCGCCCGGTTTTCGCAGGGGACCCCGTCCTGCTCACCGGCGAACCAAGTGACGAAGGCGCCGACCTGGCCGTGCTCACCGCACCGGAGAACACGATGGCGACGGCGACGGTGGGGTTCGCATGACACTCGGCGACACCCTCGGACATGCGCGAACCCTCCTGTTCGTCCCGGCGGATCGACCCGAACGGTTCGCCAAGGCCACGGCCAGCGCCGCGGACGGCATCATCCTCGACCTCGAAGACGCGGTCGGAGCCGAGCACAAGAGCACCGCACGGCAGCACGTCGCGGAGTATCTTCGAGCCGGAAACTCCGCCGTCGTCCGGATCAACGCGCCCGGAACACCCTGGCACGACGACGACGTGGCCATGATTCGACGGCACACCTGCGGCGTGATGACGCCCAAAGCCGAGGATCCGGAAATTCTCGCGGAGTTGCATCGCGCGTCCCCGCACCATCCGTTAATACCGCTTCTGGAGACAGCGACCGGCTTGCTCGACGCACGCGAGCTCTGCCGAGTCGATGGCGTCGTCCGCCCAGCCTTCGGCAACGTCGATCTCGCCGCCGAACTCGGCGTCGACCCCGCCGACCAGCAGGCGTTGCGGCACGCGCGGTCGAGTCTGGTCCTGGCAGCAAAATCGGTCGAGGTCGCCGCTCCGCTCGACGGAGTGACGACCGCTGTACGCGACGACACCGCTCTCGCCCGGGATGCCGAACATGCCGCGAGCCTGGGATTCACTGGCAAGCTGTGTATCCATCCTGGACAAGTCGCGCAAGCGACAACGGCGTTCACTCCCTCGCCAGACCTGGTGCGGTGGGCACGGAAGCTCCTCCGGGACTCGAACGACGGGGCGGCGACGCTGGTCGACGGCCAGATGGTCGACACGCCGGTGCTGGAGCGGGCTCGGGCCGTTCTGGCTCGTGCGGGAGCGTGACCCCGCCGCACGATCCGGAAAGCGAGCGTCACTGCCCTCCCCACACCGAACCGCAAGGAGTCCCATGGCAGCCCTCGACGATGTCACCGTCGTCTCGATCGAGCAGGCCGTGGCCGCTCCGTTCGCGACGCGGCAGCTCGCCGACCTCGGCGCCCGCGTCGTCAAGGTCGAACGCCCCGGTTCGGGAGACTTCGCGCGCGAGTACGACCGGACCGTCCACGGGCTCTCGAGCCACTTCGTCTGGCTCAACCGTGGCAAGGAGTCCCTGGCGCTGGACCTGAAGAACGCCGACGACGCGTCGCTGCTGCACCGCCTCGTCGACCGTGCGGACGTCTTCGTGCAGAATCTCGCGCCCGGCGCTGCCGAACGTTCGGGTTTCGGGGCCGACGATCTCCGCCGCCGCAACCCGGAGCTGATCACATGCCAGATCTCCGGGTACGGCCCCGAGGGACCGTACCGGGACAAGAAGGCCTACGACCTGCTCATCCAGTGCGAGGCCGGATTGCTCTCGATCACGGGAACCGAGGACGAGCCCGCCAAGGCCGGTGTTTCGATCGCCGACGTCTCCGCGGCCATGTACGCCTACTCCGGGATCCTCGCGGCGCTGCACGAGCGTCACCGGACCGGCGTGGGGAGCCACGTCGACGTCGCCATGCTCGACGCACTCGGTGAGTGGATGGGCTATCCGTACTACTACGCCCACTACGGCGGCGAACCACCGAAGCGCTCCGGAGCCAGCCACGCCTCCATCGCGCCCTACGGCCCGTTTCGCACCGGGGACGGCGCGGACGTGTTCCTCGCGGTGCAGAACGATCGCGAATGGCAGACGCTGTGCACCAAGATCCTCGGCGCACCGGCGCTGGGCACCGACCCGGAGTTCGCCACGAACAGCGATCGTGTGCGTAACCGGGACCGGGTGACGGCGGCCATCGAGTCGGCGTTCGCGTCGCTGACGGCCGACTCGGCCATGCGGCTGTTGGACGAGGTCGGAATCGCGAACGCCCGGCTGCGCACCATGGCCGAGTTCGCCGAGCACCCGCAGCTCGCCGCGCGCGGGCGCTGGCGTGAGGTCGGCACGCCCGCCGGTCCGGTCCAGGCGCTGTTGCCGCCCGTCACGCCGAGCGGAGCCGAGCCCGTCATGGGCTCCGTCCCGGCCGTCGGCGAGCACAACGCGACGATCCTCGCGGAGCTCGACGCGCAGGCGTGAGTCTTTTTGGTGCCTATGACCACCAAAAAGACTCACGCCTGCGAGAGGGGTGGGTGCGGGGGCGGAGGGGCCCGTCCTCGACCCGACAGGGTGAAACTCTCCGTCTGTCGGATCACGTCGCGATGCGCTGCACACGTTCCGTCGGATACAAGGAGTCCACCGACCGCAGACGACCCGAGGACCGCATGCCCACCGAACCGCTCAGCCCACTCGATCTCGCGTTCTTGTCCCTGGAGAGCGAGACGACTCCGATGCACATGGCGGCGGTCGCCGTTTTCGCACCCCGGGACGTCGACGATCAGGACCTCGCCGGCTTGCTGGCCGAACGCGCCGAGCAGATACCTCAGCTCCGCACACGCGCCCGAGCCGCCACCTGGACTCCCACACAGGCGCACTGGGAGGACGATCCGCACTTCTGCGCGGACAACCACATCCACCGCCACCACCTCCCCGCTCCCGGTGGTCGAGCCGAGTTCGCCGACATCGTCGGGCACCTCGGCGCGGAGCCGCTCGACCTCGCTGCCCCGGCGTGGGAGTTGCACCTGATCACAGGCCTCGAGGGTGGCAGGTTCGCCCTCCTCGTCAAGCTGCATCACGCGCTCGCCGACGGCGCGACCGGCGTCCGGATCGGGCTGGGCCTGCTCGACCCACTCCCCCGCAGGCAGCGTCGATCCGCCGACGAAGCCGCCACGGCGGACGAGTCGTTCCTGCGACAGCTGTTCACCAGCCCCGGACTGATCCCCCGGAGCGTGCTGCACGCCGCTCAGACGACCGTCTCCGCCGTCGGAGAGACGGCAGGCATCGTCGGCAGCGTGCTCGGCAACGCACGCTTCCGCTCGGCCACTCCCCTGGCAGCGACCGACACACCTTCGCGGCGGGTGGCCATGCTGGGGTTGCCGATGCGCGAGGTCCGCGCCATTCGCGCGCGACACGGAGGAACCTGCAACGAGATCGTCATCGCCGTGATCACCGGCGCGTTCCGTCACTGGCTGGGCAGCCGCGGTCATTCGCTCGACGCACTCGACCTCACCGCACTGATCCCGGTCGACCACCGCGCCCGGAGCCAGACAACGGACTCGTCCAATCAACTCTCCGGGTATCTGTGCGAGCTCCCCGTCGGCGAAGACGACCCGCTGCGCCGCCTCCACGCGATCAGGACGTCGATGGCCGAGAACAAGGCCGCGGGCCCCCAGTGTGGCGCGGGAGCGTTCCCTCTCGTCGCGAACCGGACACATCCCCTGCTACACCGTGTCATCACACCGGTCGCGGGTCAGTTCGCCTCGCTGCTGTTCGACACGATGATCACCCACGTTCCCGTTCCCAAGGTGCCGCTCGCGCTCGCGGGTACGGATCTGCTGGAGTTGTACCCCCTCGCACCGATCCCGTCGGGGCACGCGCTGTCGATCGGCGTCATCCAGTACCGCGACACCATCCACATCGGCTTGAACTGCAACCGCACCGCGGTGCCCGACATCGAGAAGCTGACCGACGCCGTGCCCGCCGCGTTCGACGAACTCCACGACGCGGCGACCGATGCCGCGCTCGCGGCACTGCGGTGATCTCAGACTCCTCCGGAGCGAGGAATGCTTCCCGGTGAGTTCAACACGCGGGACGGCGGGCCTGTGCGGTGTGTAACAGTCCGATCACTGCAGAAGGGCTTGGCGCACACCTTCGCCCGACAACAACCGCGCGGCTTGTCTGCCACGCTGCACTCCGGCCGGTCGATCACTCTCAGTGATAACCCCTTCCGAAATGCCACACTAGGGGGTCTCGACGAGCGATTCAGCCCGCACCAGGACTCATGCTTTCATCTGCCCGTCGTCGTCCCGAGCACAAGCCTCTCGCCACACTTCGACGGCGCCACGTCGTGCGGTTACCCTCGGTACATGAGTTCCTCGAACGAAGGGGCTGGGGCACGGCAAGCGCCGCGACCTGCGAAAGGCCGGTAGAGGCGAACCGGACGATGCCGCCTTCCGCATCGCGCTCCCGTGCGTGTTCACGCGCGGCGAACACGCAGGCGTCCGACGCGCGAGCCGGAATGAGCGCGGGGGTCTGGTCGTTGAGAGGAGAGTCCACGACAGTGTGGAGTGCAGTAGACAGGGAGCGTGAATGTTCGAGAGGTTCACCGACCGCGCGAGGCGGGTGGTCGTCCTGGCCCAGGAAGAGGCCCGGTCGCTCAACCACAACTACATCGGCACCGAGCACATCCTCCTGGGTCTGATCCACGAGGGTGAAGGTGTCGCCGCCAAGGCGCTCGAGTCGCTGGGCAGCGAGCTGCAGAACGTCCGTCAGCAGGTCGAGGAGATCATCGGCCAGGGCCAGCAGGAGCCCAGCGGTCACATCCCCTTCACGCCGCGGGCGAAGAAGGTGCTGGAGCTCTCGCTGCGGGAGGCACTGCAGCTCGGCCACAACTACATCGGCACCGAGCACATCCTGCTCGGCCTGATCCGCGAGGGCGAGGGCGTCGCCGCCCAGGTGCTCGTCAAGCTCGGCGCGGACCTCAACAGCGTGCGCCAGCAGGTGTTGCAGCTGATCTCCGGCTCCGGTGCCACCGGTGAGCAGGCGGAGACGGCAGGCTCCAAGGGCGAGCCGAGTTCCTCGACGACCCTGGACCAGTTCGGCACCAACCTCACGCGCAGCGCGCGGGACGGTGAGCTGGACCCGATGATCGGCCGCGACCAGGAGATCGACCGCATCATGCAAGTCCTCTCCCGCCGGACGAAGAACAACCCCGTGCTGCTCGGCGAGCCCGGCGTCGGCAAGACCGCCGTCGTCGAGGGCCTGGCGCAGAAGGTCGTCAAGGGCGAGGTGCCCGAGACGCTGCGGGAGAAGCAGGTCTACACACTCGACCTGGGCTCGCTGGTGGCGGGCTCGCGCTACCGCGGCGACTTCGAAGAGCGCATGAAGAAGGTGCTCAAGGAGATCAAGTCCCGCGGCGACATCATCCTGTTCATCGACGAGATCCACACGCTCGTCGGAGCAGGCGCGACCGAGGGCGCCATCGACGCGGGAAGCATCCTCAAGCCGATGCTGGCGCGCGGTGAGCTGCAGACCATCGGCGCGACCACGATGGACGAGTACCGCAAGCACATCGAGAAGGACGCGGCGCTGGAGCGCCGTTTCCAGCCGATCGACGTCAGCGAGCCCTCGCTGGAGCACTCCATCGAGATCCTCAAGGGCCTGCGCGATCGCTACGAGGCGCACCACCGGGTGTCGTTCACCGATTCCGCACTGGTCTCCGCGTCGACGCTGGCCGACCGCTACATCAACGACCGGTACCTGCCGGACAAGGCGATCGACCTCATCGACGAGGCTGGCGCCCGGATGCGCATCCGCCGTGCGATGGCGGAGTCCGACCTCGACGCGGTCGCGGAGATCGACGACGAGCAGATCGCCGAGGTGCTGGCCCACTGGACCGGCATTCCGGTGTTCAGGCTCACCGAGGAGGAGACGACGCGGCTGCTCCGCATGGAGGACGAGCTGCACAAGCGGATCATCGGCCAGGACGACGCGGTCAAGGCCGTCTCGCAGGCGATCCGCCGTACGCGTGCGGGTCTGAAGGACCCGAGCCGCCCGTCGGGGTCGTTCATCTTCGCCGGCCCGTCGGGTGTCGGTAAGACCGAGCTGTCGAAGGCGCTGGCGGAGTTCCTCTTCGGCGACGACGACGCACTGATTCAGATCGACATGGGCGAGTTCCACGACCGCTACACGGCCTCGCGGCTGTTCGGTGCCCCTCCGGGCTACGTGGGCTACGAGGAGGGCGGTCAGCTCACCGAGAAGGTGCGCCGCAAGCCGTTCTCGGTGGTGCTCTTCGACGAGATCGAGAAGGCCCACCAGGAGATCTACAACACCCTGTTGCAGGTGCTCGAGGACGGGCGGCTCACCGACGGTCAGGGCCGCACGGTCGACTTCAAGAACACCGTGCTGATCTTCACCTCGAACCTCGGTACCGGCGACATCTCCAAGGCCGTGGGTCTCGGGTTCTCCGCGGGCTCGAGCACGGAGTCGAACTACGAGCGGATGAAGTC
Coding sequences within it:
- a CDS encoding wax ester/triacylglycerol synthase family O-acyltransferase, coding for MRCTRSVGYKESTDRRRPEDRMPTEPLSPLDLAFLSLESETTPMHMAAVAVFAPRDVDDQDLAGLLAERAEQIPQLRTRARAATWTPTQAHWEDDPHFCADNHIHRHHLPAPGGRAEFADIVGHLGAEPLDLAAPAWELHLITGLEGGRFALLVKLHHALADGATGVRIGLGLLDPLPRRQRRSADEAATADESFLRQLFTSPGLIPRSVLHAAQTTVSAVGETAGIVGSVLGNARFRSATPLAATDTPSRRVAMLGLPMREVRAIRARHGGTCNEIVIAVITGAFRHWLGSRGHSLDALDLTALIPVDHRARSQTTDSSNQLSGYLCELPVGEDDPLRRLHAIRTSMAENKAAGPQCGAGAFPLVANRTHPLLHRVITPVAGQFASLLFDTMITHVPVPKVPLALAGTDLLELYPLAPIPSGHALSIGVIQYRDTIHIGLNCNRTAVPDIEKLTDAVPAAFDELHDAATDAALAALR
- a CDS encoding NADPH:quinone oxidoreductase family protein, with translation MRAIRITELNGPDSVDLAEVEAPTPNPDEVMIEVRAAGVTFPDVLMTRGEYQLKPDPPFVPGSEVAGVVRSAPESADVQVGQRVAAFTGIGGFADLATAPPTNVFALPENVSFTEAAGLPMNYLTVQFALSRRGRLNPGETVLVHGASGGVGTAAVQMARAMGARVIAVVSQESKAESARSAGAEHVVLADGFRDAVAELVGPRGTDIVVDPVGGDRFTDSLRCLGPEGRLLVIGFTGGEIPTVKVNRLLLNNLDVVGVGWGAFWRSRPDYLPHQWQELLPHLESGALRPLLGPTYSLTDAGRALRELDERRATGKVVLTLS
- a CDS encoding ATP-dependent Clp protease ATP-binding subunit gives rise to the protein MFERFTDRARRVVVLAQEEARSLNHNYIGTEHILLGLIHEGEGVAAKALESLGSELQNVRQQVEEIIGQGQQEPSGHIPFTPRAKKVLELSLREALQLGHNYIGTEHILLGLIREGEGVAAQVLVKLGADLNSVRQQVLQLISGSGATGEQAETAGSKGEPSSSTTLDQFGTNLTRSARDGELDPMIGRDQEIDRIMQVLSRRTKNNPVLLGEPGVGKTAVVEGLAQKVVKGEVPETLREKQVYTLDLGSLVAGSRYRGDFEERMKKVLKEIKSRGDIILFIDEIHTLVGAGATEGAIDAGSILKPMLARGELQTIGATTMDEYRKHIEKDAALERRFQPIDVSEPSLEHSIEILKGLRDRYEAHHRVSFTDSALVSASTLADRYINDRYLPDKAIDLIDEAGARMRIRRAMAESDLDAVAEIDDEQIAEVLAHWTGIPVFRLTEEETTRLLRMEDELHKRIIGQDDAVKAVSQAIRRTRAGLKDPSRPSGSFIFAGPSGVGKTELSKALAEFLFGDDDALIQIDMGEFHDRYTASRLFGAPPGYVGYEEGGQLTEKVRRKPFSVVLFDEIEKAHQEIYNTLLQVLEDGRLTDGQGRTVDFKNTVLIFTSNLGTGDISKAVGLGFSAGSSTESNYERMKSKVNEEMKKHFRPEFLNRIDDVIVFHQLTQDEIISMVDLLIGRVETALKGKDMSLELTDKAKRLLAKRGFDPVLGARPLRRTIQREIEDRLSEKILFGEVEAGQIVIADVEGWDDESGSDDSAQFVFRGESKPAPVPDAPLNMADTTD
- a CDS encoding acyl-CoA dehydrogenase family protein, with translation MDVTLSQAQVQWSEQARQYATESLAPRYQEREQRGAVERQVWREMGTLGFIAPELPAKLGGRGLDRLTSGLLVEEIARGDFSVAYLQVVGSLVGQILASEANPDVAARWVPGICRGEHVVGIGLTEPQAGSDAGMPELRAHRDGDSYVLTGTKSLSFANDASAVVVFARTSQEQVRGKGISAFLVPLDVSGIRRESYTDMGTRAVGRGAVHFDGARVPGDHLIGVEGAGFSEVMRGFDFSRALIGLQCVGAAQTSVDETWRYVSEREAFDRPLSTFQGVSFPLAEAETRLAAARMLCWRTLSLKDHELPHTAEAAMCKWMAPKDAFEAVQTCLLLHGQYGYRTELPLEQRLRDVLGLQIGDGTAQIMKLIIARDRLGREWAP
- a CDS encoding acyl-CoA dehydrogenase family protein; translated protein: MSTVDHLDDDERLIVETVGDFVDKEVRPVAQQLEHTDTYPEALIERMKQLGIFGLAVPEEYGGTPVSTSCYVLITEELARGWMSLAGAMGGHTVVAKLLVLFGTEEQKRNYLPRMADGAVRATMALTEPGGGSDLQAMTTTARRDGDEFVVNGAKTWITNSRRSQLIALMCKTDPDARPAHQGMSILLAEHGPGLTVSRDLSKLGYKGVESCELSFEEYRTPAGSVLGEDEGAGFGQMMKGLETGRIQVAARALGVGKAALDDALRYAQERESFGKPIWKHQSVGNYLADMATKLTAARQLTLHAAREADGGRRVDMEAGMAKLFASETAMEIALNAVRVHGGYGYSTEFDVERYFRDAPLMIVGEGTNEIQRNVIAAQLVARGGLES
- a CDS encoding HpcH/HpaI aldolase/citrate lyase family protein, which produces MTLGDTLGHARTLLFVPADRPERFAKATASAADGIILDLEDAVGAEHKSTARQHVAEYLRAGNSAVVRINAPGTPWHDDDVAMIRRHTCGVMTPKAEDPEILAELHRASPHHPLIPLLETATGLLDARELCRVDGVVRPAFGNVDLAAELGVDPADQQALRHARSSLVLAAKSVEVAAPLDGVTTAVRDDTALARDAEHAASLGFTGKLCIHPGQVAQATTAFTPSPDLVRWARKLLRDSNDGAATLVDGQMVDTPVLERARAVLARAGA
- a CDS encoding GntR family transcriptional regulator translates to MAQQVEDGSVRETAYVKLARELRTAILRHDFPDGVRLPTEAELAESYRVSRQTVRRAFQDLVAEGMVYRVPGRGTFAAPREEQYLRQFGSVDDLMGLSIDTSMELVVPLHRRVDLDAAGRLRLQSDRVHQLTFLRLHEETPFCLTTVYLPPAAGRLVAALPDLTTTGARSRATIIGLLDERLPDPIAEAEQSITVGTATSEIAEFLGCEAGRSLLRIDRVYHSAAGQPVELAVSYFHPEHYSYRVRLRRNVR
- a CDS encoding CaiB/BaiF CoA transferase family protein — translated: MAALDDVTVVSIEQAVAAPFATRQLADLGARVVKVERPGSGDFAREYDRTVHGLSSHFVWLNRGKESLALDLKNADDASLLHRLVDRADVFVQNLAPGAAERSGFGADDLRRRNPELITCQISGYGPEGPYRDKKAYDLLIQCEAGLLSITGTEDEPAKAGVSIADVSAAMYAYSGILAALHERHRTGVGSHVDVAMLDALGEWMGYPYYYAHYGGEPPKRSGASHASIAPYGPFRTGDGADVFLAVQNDREWQTLCTKILGAPALGTDPEFATNSDRVRNRDRVTAAIESAFASLTADSAMRLLDEVGIANARLRTMAEFAEHPQLAARGRWREVGTPAGPVQALLPPVTPSGAEPVMGSVPAVGEHNATILAELDAQA